Part of the Chloroflexota bacterium genome, CGTCTCATCGAAGTCGGGAGCGATCCAGATCTGGCCCTTGAGCTCGCCAAGCCTCCGCGGCTTGTTCTGGGGCCGGTAGGGCACCAGCCGCAGATACGGCTTGCCGGCTTTGGCAATGACGACCTCTTCGCCCTCCCAGGCCCGCTCGCCGAGTCGGGAAAGCTGCGACTTGGCCTCGTGCATGTTGACTTGCACGGCGATTCTCCTCTGTTAGCTAAGCTAGGCTAAGTTTATTTGAGTTTTGGTCAACTCGCAATTGACGTTGGGCCTCCCACGATCGCCGTAGGCCTGCGACCGTTCGTGGTGAGCCCTTCGGCAAGCTCAGGGCAGGCTCTGTCGAACCATGAACGGAATTGCTACCCGGGCGTTCCATTCGCCCGCTTGATCACCTCGCCGGCCCCAACCGAAATACCCGCCGCGCGTTGCCGTGCAGCACGGCGGCGTAGGCCGCGGGATCGAGGCCGGCGCTGTCCACCAGCCCCACCATGAGTGATGGCGAGAGCAGGTCCATATCCGTGCCGAACATCACGCGCGCTGGCCCCAGCCGCTCGACGGCTGCACGCACCGGGTTGTCCTGCGGCCAGGAGCTGGCGTACTCGACATAAAGATTGGGAAGCGGTGCGGCTAGCTCCAGCATCCGCTCCCAGTCCAGACCGCCGCCGTGGTAGGCCACGACGGTCAGGCCCGGATGCCGTGCCGCCAGCTCGACGATGCCGTCAACTTGCTGGGTTTCGGACGGCGGATCGAAG contains:
- a CDS encoding type II toxin-antitoxin system prevent-host-death family antitoxin, which encodes MHEAKSQLSRLGERAWEGEEVVIAKAGKPYLRLVPYRPQNKPRRLGELKGQIWIAPDFDETPEEVIKAFEGDL